A single genomic interval of Corallococcus macrosporus harbors:
- a CDS encoding aldo/keto reductase, producing the protein MQKRKLGQGLEVSALGLGCMGMSFFYGPPKDTAEMTKLLRAAVDRGVTFFDTAEVYGPFLNEELVGAALAPVRDQVVIATKFGIKHGENGPSPLSGVDSRPEQIRRVTEASLKRLRTDRIDLLYQHRVDPAVPIEDVAGTVKDLIAERKVKHFGLSEAGAATIRRAHAVHPVTALQSEYSLWMREHEAGIIPTLEELGIGLVPYSPLGKGFLTGKMDASTPLADDDLRRLLPRFSQDAMDANQALVRLLQQIADDKRATPAQIALAWVLAQKPWFVPIPGTTKLHRLEENLGALDVELTQGDLQRIEEASAQIRIQGARVPERLQAQFGR; encoded by the coding sequence ATGCAAAAGCGCAAGCTTGGACAGGGATTGGAAGTCTCGGCGCTCGGCCTCGGCTGCATGGGTATGAGCTTCTTCTACGGTCCGCCCAAGGACACCGCGGAGATGACGAAGCTGCTGCGCGCGGCGGTGGACCGCGGCGTCACGTTCTTCGACACCGCGGAAGTCTACGGACCTTTTCTCAACGAGGAGTTGGTCGGTGCGGCACTCGCGCCCGTACGCGACCAGGTGGTGATCGCCACCAAGTTCGGCATCAAGCACGGCGAGAACGGGCCCAGCCCGCTGTCGGGGGTCGACAGCCGACCTGAGCAGATACGTCGAGTGACGGAGGCGTCCCTGAAACGCCTGCGGACCGACAGGATCGACCTGCTCTACCAGCATCGTGTCGACCCAGCGGTGCCCATCGAGGACGTCGCCGGCACCGTGAAGGACCTCATCGCCGAACGGAAGGTGAAGCACTTTGGCCTCTCGGAGGCCGGTGCGGCGACCATCCGCCGCGCGCACGCCGTGCATCCCGTGACGGCGCTGCAGAGCGAATACTCGCTCTGGATGCGGGAGCATGAGGCCGGAATCATTCCGACTCTCGAAGAGCTGGGCATCGGGCTGGTGCCCTACAGCCCCCTTGGGAAGGGCTTTCTGACTGGCAAGATGGACGCCAGCACGCCGTTGGCCGACGACGACCTCCGCCGGCTCCTGCCGCGCTTCTCCCAGGACGCGATGGATGCGAACCAGGCACTCGTCCGTCTGCTCCAGCAAATCGCCGACGACAAGCGAGCCACACCGGCCCAGATTGCTCTTGCCTGGGTACTGGCCCAGAAGCCCTGGTTCGTTCCAATCCCTGGCACCACGAAGTTGCACCGGTTGGAAGAGAACCTGGGCGCGCTCGACGTCGAGCTGACGCAGGGCGATTTGCAGCGCATCGAGGAGGCCTCAGCCCAAATTCGCATTCAAGGCGCGCGCGTGCCCGAACGGCTCCAGGCTCAGTTTGGACGCTGA
- a CDS encoding aldo/keto reductase: MRYRLFGRTGLYVSELCFGAMTFGGKGFYEPIGRTAQAEADELVSISLENGINFFDTADVYSEGESEKILGKALGARRKDVVLATKVRGKVGTGPNQQGLSRAHIMSSIEGSLKRLGTDWVDLYQIHGFDPVTPFDETLRALDDVVRSGKVRYVGCSNLAAWQLAKANGIAARQGWARFESLQAHYTIATRDLERELVPLLNDSQMGLMVWSPLSGGLLSGKYGRDGKGPDGSRRASFDFPPVNKDRAFDCIDVMRKIGDAKGTGVACVALAWLLAKPHVSAIIVGAKNEAQLRDNLKASDFVLDPAEVTELDKVSALPAEYPGWMIEFLGNLGRAPKNAR; the protein is encoded by the coding sequence ATGCGTTATCGGCTGTTCGGCCGTACAGGCCTCTACGTCTCGGAACTCTGTTTCGGAGCGATGACATTCGGCGGGAAGGGCTTCTACGAGCCCATTGGCAGGACGGCCCAGGCAGAGGCCGACGAGCTCGTGTCCATCTCGCTCGAGAACGGCATCAACTTCTTCGACACCGCTGACGTCTACTCCGAGGGCGAGTCCGAGAAGATCCTCGGCAAGGCCCTCGGTGCGCGCCGCAAGGACGTCGTGCTCGCCACGAAGGTGCGCGGCAAGGTCGGCACGGGTCCAAACCAGCAGGGCCTCTCCCGCGCTCACATCATGAGCTCCATCGAGGGCAGCCTGAAGCGCCTCGGGACCGACTGGGTCGACCTCTACCAGATTCACGGCTTCGACCCGGTGACGCCCTTCGATGAGACACTGCGCGCACTCGACGACGTTGTCCGTTCCGGGAAGGTGCGTTACGTCGGCTGCTCGAATCTCGCGGCATGGCAGCTCGCCAAGGCCAATGGCATCGCGGCGCGCCAGGGTTGGGCTCGCTTTGAGTCATTGCAAGCCCACTACACGATCGCCACCCGCGACCTCGAACGCGAACTCGTGCCTCTGCTGAATGACTCGCAGATGGGGCTCATGGTCTGGAGCCCGCTCTCCGGGGGCCTGCTGTCCGGGAAATATGGTCGTGACGGCAAGGGCCCTGACGGCTCGCGCCGAGCCAGCTTCGACTTCCCGCCCGTCAACAAGGACCGCGCCTTCGACTGCATCGACGTGATGCGGAAGATTGGCGACGCCAAGGGTACGGGCGTCGCATGCGTCGCGCTTGCGTGGCTGCTCGCGAAGCCCCACGTCTCCGCGATCATTGTCGGCGCGAAGAACGAGGCGCAGCTCCGGGACAACCTGAAGGCGAGCGACTTCGTGCTCGACCCCGCCGAGGTCACCGAGCTCGACAAGGTGAGCGCACTGCCCGCCGAATACCCGGGCTGGATGATCGAGTTCCTGGGCAACCTCGGCAGAGCGCCGAAGAACGCTCGCTAA